GGAACCCAACGGCCAGCTCGCCCTTCACTTCTACGAGCCGCCCCGTGCCGACGAGCGGGACCCCGGCAAGCCGCTTCCCTTGCAGCGCCCCCTCCCCCGCCCCACACCGATCAGCGAAGGCCCGCTCGCCGGCCGCGTTGCGTTCTTCCCGCAGGTCATGAATGATGTGACCGAAGCTTTCCGAGCGTTTTCCGGCGTGACGAAAGAAGGCCGGGATTGAGCGTCCGGGAATGATCCCCCGCTCCTGATCACGGTCCGCCGACCATCCAAGGATCGATGTCCATGCCTTTTGACAATCCGGCGGGTGATCGGGCCCGTCGGCAAGCACGGTTCGGCAAGTCAGCCCAACGGCACGCCGCGCAGGGGACCCCGGCGCCCTCGCAACCCAAGGTGAACGGTTCCGCCCAGCAGAAGCACGCCCAGTGGCTTGCCCGCGCCAGCGACGCCGAACGGTCCGGCGATGCCGTCGAAGCCGAGACCTGTCGCCAACATGCGGAGCATTGGTTCCGTGTCGCCCACGACCGCAACGACGTCTGAGGTTCCGCTGATCCGGCGCTGGCAGCCGGCGCAGCGGGCTCCGGAGTGAGCCGTCATCGTTTCCCTGTTCTCGGCTCCCGCCCCAAACTCCGACTCCAGCTTACGGGTGCCGGGTCCAGGTGTAGCGCTTGGACCTGGGCCCGCCACGTCAGCCCGTCGGACGCTTGACATGCAGCGTATGGCCCAGGGTTTGATGAAAAAGCGTCTACAACCTGTGCCGCCGCTGCAGGATGTCAGCCGCACGCTCGCCCACGATCGCGCACGGTGCTTGCGTGTTGCCCGTCGTCACCCTTGGGAGTATCGAGCCGTCCGCGACGCGCAGCCGGTCGATACCGTGAACCGCCAGCGACGCGTCGACGACCGACAAGTCATCCATGCCCATCCGAGCCGTCCCACATTGGTGCCAATAGGTCACCGCCGCGTCGCGGAGGAATTGATCGTCGACCGCCGCTCCCACCCCGGGGATGATCTCGCGCCGGACATAGGGCGCGAAAGCCGCATCGTTCCCGATCTCGCGGCATAGCCGCACGCAGGCGCGCGCCGTCTCCAAGTCCCGCGGATCGGACAGCATGTTGGGATCGACCAAAGGCGCCGCGGCCGGGTCCGCCGACCGCAGCCGCACCTCGCCACGGCTGTAGGGCTGCGCCAGCCCGGCGAACATCGTCCACCCATGATCGGGGACGCCGCGCGCCGCCGTGCGCTCGCTGGGAACGGGGAACTCGACCTGGCAGAACAGAAGGTCCGGCGCCTCCAGTTCGGGGCGGCTTTTCCAGTAGAGGGTCGCCTCGCTCCCGCTGGCGCGTGGAGCAATCGGCTCCCGATACTCCCAGGTGCAGCCGAACGACACATGATCCTGCAGGCCGCGGCCGACGCCGGGCAGGTGACGTACGACCGGAATGCCGTGCCGGTCGAGTTGGCTCCTGTCGCCGATCCCCGACAGCATGAGCAGTTTGGGCGTGTTGATGGCGCCGGTGGACAGGATGACCTCCGAGCCTGCCATGATCGACAGAGTCCGGCCGCCTCGTTCGACCTCGACGCCGGTCGCCGTCGTCCCGTCGAGGAGCACGCGGCGCACGAGCGTATCGGTCAGGATCGTGAGGTTCGGTCTGTCGGCCACAGGATGGACATAGGCGCGGTAGAGCGAGTTCCGCCGTCCGTCCCGCACCAGCATGTCGGTGTAGGCCACGCCTCCCGCGGTCTCCATCATCCTGCCATTGGGGCTGTCATAGCGCGGAATGCCGAGGGACCCGGCCGCGCCGAGGAAAGCGTCGGCGATCGGACTCGGATTCTGTGCGGGCTGCACCCACACCGGCCCGGAACTGCCGCGGTGATGCGGGTCCGGCGCACCCTGCCAGTTCTCGATGCGTCGGTAGATGCCGAGAACCGCCTCATAGTTCCAGCCGGCATCGCCGGATTGTTCCGCGAAGTAATCCCAGTCGGCGCGATGACCCCTTGCCCACACCATGACATTGATGCTCGACCCACCGCCGAGCACCTTGCCCATGGACATGGGAAGCGCGCGGCCGTCCAGATGCGGGTTTGGCTCGGCCTGGAAGCCCCAGTCGCGCTGACCGCCGAGATTCGTGGGCCATAATGCCGGATTCAGCACCGCCTCGTCCTCGTCGCTGCCCCCCGCTTCGATGAGGAGCACGGAGCAGTCGGCGCTGTCAGCCAGACGGCGCGCGATCACGGATCCCGATGCGCCCGCACCGCAGACGATGAAGTCATAGGCAGGCTTGAGGTCGGAGAGTCTTTGCGTCTGATTGTCGCGGATGGGTCGGTTGAACTCCTCGAAGCCGTCGGAGGTGGAATGGTTCATGTCCTCGATCCATTGGTGAGCGGAGAGATTGGTCCGACGAAGCCGGTGCCTCAGGGCGAAACCGCGCCCGACTGCCGGGCCGCTTCGTCGATCACCGTCGCGACGACCTCCGACTGCGTGAAGTAGACGGCATGGCTGGCCGGGACGTTCGTGACCTTCGCGCCGATGCGTTTCGCCATGTCCTGGAGCATCCGCTGATCGAATGCCTTGTCCTCCGTCGCGATCACCGCCCAACTGGGCTTGGTCCGCCAGGCGGCCTGCCGGAGCGTCACGCCGAAGCTCGCCATATTGATCGGAACCTGCGACGCCGTCAGGAAATCGACGTCGGCCTTCGTCGCATCCGCCGCGAAGCCGGCGGCGAAATTATCGGGCTTGATGAAGCCGAAGCCGTCCTCGCTCGTCTCGATGACGAACTCGGGCGGTGTCGTGTAGCCGCTGTATTGCTGCGCGGTGGTCTCGCCGGCGTCGGGCGACAGGGCAGACACATAGACCAGACCACGCACCTTGGGATGGACACCGGCTTCGGTGATGATGGTGCCGCCCCAGCTGTGGCCGACCAGAACGGCGGGCCCATCCTGCCGATCGAGCGCGCGCCGTGTGGCCGCCACATCATCGTCGAAAGAGGTGAGCGGATTCTGGACGATCGTGACCCGGTATCCGCGGGTGGTCAGGTCCTGATAGACCTTCCGCCATCCCGATCCGTCGGCAAAGGCGCCATGGACAAGGACGACATTCTTGACAGCCGTCTGATCGACGGACTGGCCTGTCGGCTGCGCCTGCGCGGCCGACTGCGGCAGGGTGACGACCGAAGCGGCCAGGATCAGGGCTTGAAGCGTGCTCTTCATGTGCGCCTCCATTTAAACTGCGA
This genomic stretch from Azospirillum sp. TSH58 harbors:
- a CDS encoding DUF4167 domain-containing protein; this translates as MPFDNPAGDRARRQARFGKSAQRHAAQGTPAPSQPKVNGSAQQKHAQWLARASDAERSGDAVEAETCRQHAEHWFRVAHDRNDV
- a CDS encoding GMC family oxidoreductase, with product MNHSTSDGFEEFNRPIRDNQTQRLSDLKPAYDFIVCGAGASGSVIARRLADSADCSVLLIEAGGSDEDEAVLNPALWPTNLGGQRDWGFQAEPNPHLDGRALPMSMGKVLGGGSSINVMVWARGHRADWDYFAEQSGDAGWNYEAVLGIYRRIENWQGAPDPHHRGSSGPVWVQPAQNPSPIADAFLGAAGSLGIPRYDSPNGRMMETAGGVAYTDMLVRDGRRNSLYRAYVHPVADRPNLTILTDTLVRRVLLDGTTATGVEVERGGRTLSIMAGSEVILSTGAINTPKLLMLSGIGDRSQLDRHGIPVVRHLPGVGRGLQDHVSFGCTWEYREPIAPRASGSEATLYWKSRPELEAPDLLFCQVEFPVPSERTAARGVPDHGWTMFAGLAQPYSRGEVRLRSADPAAAPLVDPNMLSDPRDLETARACVRLCREIGNDAAFAPYVRREIIPGVGAAVDDQFLRDAAVTYWHQCGTARMGMDDLSVVDASLAVHGIDRLRVADGSILPRVTTGNTQAPCAIVGERAADILQRRHRL
- a CDS encoding alpha/beta fold hydrolase, producing the protein MKSTLQALILAASVVTLPQSAAQAQPTGQSVDQTAVKNVVLVHGAFADGSGWRKVYQDLTTRGYRVTIVQNPLTSFDDDVAATRRALDRQDGPAVLVGHSWGGTIITEAGVHPKVRGLVYVSALSPDAGETTAQQYSGYTTPPEFVIETSEDGFGFIKPDNFAAGFAADATKADVDFLTASQVPINMASFGVTLRQAAWRTKPSWAVIATEDKAFDQRMLQDMAKRIGAKVTNVPASHAVYFTQSEVVATVIDEAARQSGAVSP